From Candidatus Dadabacteria bacterium, one genomic window encodes:
- a CDS encoding ATP-binding protein translates to MPQETFKGQVRVAARIIDLLSSGLYPNPAACLKELINNAYDADATLVEVFVKPEADQIVIRDNGDGFTKKIFKEHFSNVSESSKRKVSDQTSKGRKKIGKIGIGFIAANELCEEVEVFSTCKGSTDLMHVTLNFSEMSKPPEERRGEDGKYRKADYSGVISSDVKKSEHYTELYLKKVKGEARRILTSALSVTSDAKDEKKQGVSLYGLYPETVEQKLQDRGLRNWEDFDFYSQTMLQVALNIPIQYHENWHPDIGELSYIESITQEVQKEKFSVKYDGSDLRKPIVLHSDRKYISEQFHFSSKKVSAKGHFFATHGTLLPSELQGLLIRIRGSAVGTYSSNFLGFPQSEATLFQRWITCEIYASDELEEAMNIDRVTFRDTHPAYVELRNEIFKQLRAFLKRVHDELYIQNRDKKRQQKHLQSIHEIRKITEEKISQTSPSVAKSIEKSWTEKEIQHRKIVKNYSPWEVLEMVSDTAQQILPKPLFEKLMSQINERLLGRKE, encoded by the coding sequence GAACCCTGCAGCCTGTCTTAAAGAGTTGATTAACAACGCTTACGATGCTGATGCAACTCTTGTTGAAGTGTTTGTGAAGCCTGAAGCCGATCAAATCGTAATTAGAGATAATGGAGATGGATTCACAAAGAAGATATTTAAGGAACACTTCTCGAATGTTAGTGAATCTAGTAAAAGAAAAGTTTCAGATCAAACTTCAAAAGGTAGAAAGAAGATTGGAAAGATTGGCATAGGATTTATCGCGGCCAATGAACTATGTGAAGAAGTAGAGGTTTTCTCAACATGCAAAGGGTCAACAGACTTGATGCATGTGACCCTTAATTTCTCCGAGATGTCGAAGCCCCCAGAAGAGCGAAGAGGAGAAGATGGTAAATATAGAAAGGCTGACTACTCTGGAGTCATATCATCAGATGTTAAAAAATCTGAGCATTATACTGAGCTGTATCTAAAAAAAGTAAAGGGAGAAGCAAGAAGAATTCTTACATCTGCACTTAGCGTAACAAGTGATGCAAAAGATGAAAAGAAACAAGGTGTATCATTGTACGGTTTGTATCCTGAGACTGTGGAGCAAAAATTGCAAGATCGTGGTCTGAGAAATTGGGAAGATTTTGATTTTTATTCACAAACCATGCTTCAAGTAGCGTTAAATATTCCCATTCAATACCACGAGAATTGGCACCCAGATATTGGTGAGTTAAGTTATATAGAAAGCATTACCCAAGAAGTTCAGAAAGAGAAGTTTAGCGTAAAGTATGACGGTTCTGATTTGAGAAAACCAATTGTGTTACATTCTGATAGAAAATATATCAGTGAACAGTTTCATTTTTCAAGTAAGAAAGTTAGTGCTAAAGGTCATTTTTTTGCAACGCACGGGACTCTTCTTCCAAGTGAATTACAAGGGTTGTTGATTAGAATACGAGGTAGTGCTGTAGGTACTTACAGTTCCAATTTTTTAGGGTTTCCACAATCTGAAGCCACTTTATTCCAGCGCTGGATCACATGTGAAATATATGCCTCTGATGAACTTGAGGAAGCTATGAATATAGACCGAGTTACCTTCCGCGACACGCATCCTGCCTATGTGGAATTACGAAACGAAATTTTCAAACAACTACGGGCTTTTCTGAAAAGGGTTCATGATGAACTGTATATTCAAAACCGAGATAAAAAAAGACAACAAAAACATCTACAATCTATACATGAAATTCGAAAAATCACAGAAGAAAAAATATCACAAACATCCCCCTCTGTGGCAAAAAGTATTGAGAAATCTTGGACGGAAAAAGAAATTCAACATCGTAAGATTGTGAAAAATTATTCACCTTGGGAAGTTTTAGAAATGGTATCAGATACGGCTCAACAAATTCTACCAAAACCTCTTTTTGAGAAATTGATGAGCCAGATTAACGAGCGCCTATTGGGTCGCAAGGAATGA
- a CDS encoding site-specific DNA-methyltransferase, with protein sequence MKDFKKYIETLITSGLKRRSISANTAYFNADARIGLKQLKANSVTTTITSPPYGNLKDYGTKNEIGYGQLINKEYFPEISLALKELLRVTVNGGALWLILDTFRHKGKTIHLPYELTKEAQSVGWHFQDMIVWDKGRSLPWPHLGKLRNISEYILLFSKGNKLKNFDIDKLRTTSELSTYWVKYPERFHPDGKSATDIWHIPIPPQGSWAPAERPKHFCPFPIELVNRLIILTTQKDDLVLDPFCGTGSVLVSAGSLGRNAIGFDINRQYYESYRKHGKKTLEKEATGLIKNTHSYPKLRHAIIGLRINKYATTMFKEISKLEIKDVQISQNIYGLIVVSPYIPKKPESVSLSRFQLIIVSSSKYVKRLLSVSDQCSRIPPLSRYGLDVKISVFSRTQAIRELERKSLACNAYYLYENLHFNMCTGKCSLDELLCDLKSNSLKNNRLPIVYSPLKLNINPEK encoded by the coding sequence ATGAAAGATTTTAAAAAGTACATAGAAACACTTATAACATCAGGCTTAAAACGCAGGAGCATTAGCGCCAATACCGCATATTTTAACGCCGATGCGCGTATAGGCTTAAAACAACTTAAAGCAAATTCAGTAACTACCACTATAACATCCCCACCTTATGGCAATCTGAAAGATTACGGTACTAAAAATGAAATTGGATATGGTCAATTGATAAACAAAGAGTATTTTCCAGAGATTTCACTCGCATTGAAAGAGTTGCTTCGAGTTACTGTTAATGGTGGGGCTTTGTGGCTAATACTAGATACTTTTCGACATAAAGGGAAAACCATTCATTTGCCGTATGAATTGACAAAAGAAGCTCAGTCCGTGGGATGGCATTTTCAAGATATGATTGTGTGGGATAAAGGCAGGAGCCTTCCATGGCCTCATTTAGGAAAGCTTAGAAATATATCGGAATACATACTTTTGTTCTCCAAGGGTAACAAACTGAAAAATTTTGATATTGACAAATTAAGAACAACAAGTGAGCTAAGTACTTATTGGGTAAAATACCCGGAGCGTTTTCACCCTGATGGGAAATCTGCTACAGATATTTGGCATATCCCTATCCCCCCTCAGGGGAGTTGGGCACCAGCCGAGAGGCCGAAACATTTTTGTCCATTCCCAATAGAATTGGTTAATCGCTTGATTATACTAACAACACAAAAAGATGATTTAGTACTGGATCCTTTTTGTGGAACCGGATCAGTTCTTGTCTCGGCAGGGTCTCTTGGAAGAAACGCCATTGGTTTTGATATTAACAGACAATACTATGAGAGTTACAGAAAACACGGAAAGAAGACTCTGGAAAAAGAAGCGACTGGTCTTATAAAAAACACACATTCTTATCCCAAATTACGTCATGCAATCATTGGGTTACGAATCAATAAGTATGCAACAACGATGTTCAAGGAAATTTCTAAGCTTGAAATAAAAGATGTTCAAATTTCACAGAATATCTACGGTTTGATAGTTGTCTCACCCTATATTCCCAAAAAGCCGGAAAGCGTCTCTTTATCTAGATTTCAACTGATCATAGTTTCCAGCTCAAAGTATGTTAAACGCCTTCTTTCTGTGTCTGATCAATGTTCACGCATTCCACCTCTATCAAGATACGGATTGGATGTAAAAATCTCGGTGTTTAGTCGCACGCAAGCAATTAGAGAGTTAGAGAGAAAATCGTTGGCTTGTAATGCATATTACTTATATGAAAACCTTCATTTCAATATGTGCACAGGTAAATGTTCTCTTGATGAATTGCTATGCGATCTTAAGTCGAACTCTCTCAAGAACAACCGATTGCCGATTGTTTACTCGCCGTTGAAATTGAATATCAATCCAGAAAAGTAG